One segment of Paenibacillus sp. FSL R7-0337 DNA contains the following:
- a CDS encoding tetraprenyl-beta-curcumene synthase family protein: MNEFEQGRNRSPRGPIGLMKRVYKYVLPEVRSCLDFWRKDAEGIPDPELRKQALASIETKQFHCEGGGIYAAGNLSMRHILIPLIVAYQTISDYLDNLCDRSTSLDPADFRLLHKSMLDAVTPGAEPVNYYALRMEQNDGGYLHRLVRKCQEMTSRLPGYGAAAEEVYNLAVLYTDLQVYKHIHPELREAALKEWWEKEGHRAPHLQWNEFAAATGSTLGVFMLFLASCDPKLSTVASSSIRAAYFPHVCGLHIMLDYLIDQDEDRAGGDLNFCNYYENTDMMLNRIASIVEWARKDVRSLPENSMHRMIIEGLLALYLSDPKVSEQREVRSVSRRLMKNSPLTRLFFFVNSRWIRKHMY, from the coding sequence TTGAATGAATTTGAGCAAGGCCGTAACCGTAGTCCGCGCGGTCCTATTGGACTCATGAAGAGGGTCTATAAGTACGTGCTGCCGGAAGTGCGATCATGTCTCGATTTCTGGCGCAAGGATGCAGAAGGAATTCCCGATCCCGAGCTCCGCAAGCAAGCGCTTGCCAGCATTGAAACGAAGCAGTTTCATTGCGAAGGCGGCGGAATCTATGCCGCCGGCAATTTGTCGATGAGACATATACTGATTCCGCTAATTGTTGCTTATCAGACGATCAGTGATTATTTGGACAACCTGTGTGACCGCAGTACTTCGCTGGACCCGGCTGATTTCCGGCTGCTGCATAAGTCCATGCTGGATGCTGTTACCCCTGGTGCAGAGCCTGTGAACTACTACGCGCTGCGGATGGAACAGAATGACGGAGGATACCTGCACAGACTGGTCCGCAAATGCCAGGAGATGACCTCCCGGCTACCCGGGTACGGCGCTGCTGCTGAAGAGGTCTATAATCTGGCTGTATTGTATACCGATCTTCAGGTATATAAGCACATTCACCCGGAGCTCCGGGAAGCTGCCCTCAAGGAATGGTGGGAGAAGGAGGGGCACCGGGCGCCTCATCTCCAGTGGAATGAATTCGCGGCCGCAACCGGTTCAACTCTGGGCGTATTTATGCTTTTTCTGGCGTCCTGTGATCCTAAGCTAAGTACAGTGGCATCATCATCCATTCGTGCTGCTTATTTTCCGCATGTGTGCGGTCTGCATATCATGCTGGATTATCTGATTGACCAGGATGAAGACCGGGCCGGCGGTGATCTCAATTTCTGCAATTATTATGAGAATACGGATATGATGCTGAACCGGATCGCTTCCATTGTGGAGTGGGCCCGCAAGGATGTCCGGAGTCTTCCCGAGAACTCCATGCACCGTATGATCATCGAAGGACTGCTGGCACTGTATTTATCCGATCCCAAGGTTAGTGAGCAGCGGGAGGTCCGCTCGGTATCCCGGAGGCTGATGAAGAATAGTCCGCTGACCAGACTCTTCTTCTTCGTCAACAGCCGCTGGATACGCAAACACATGTATTAG
- the pfkA gene encoding 6-phosphofructokinase: MSNVKKIAVLTSGGDSQGMNAAVRAVVRSAIYFGIEVFGIQRGYQGLLNRDIFPMDLRSVGDIIQRGGTVLQSARCLEFMKPEGQQKGADILNELGIDGLVVIGGDGSYHGANKLSKLGIKTMALPGTIDNDISFTDYTIGFDTAVGVVVDAINKLRDTMSSHERSSIVEVMGRHCGDIALHAGLASGAETILVPEMPYDLNEVADRMKDNFARGKRHSIVIVAEGVGKGEDVAQALKDRHASLDARVTVLGHIQRGGTPTPGDRNLASRLADFAVRKLIEGESDKACGIIKGELVLTDIDKVVNTKKDFNIELYELASRLSQ, encoded by the coding sequence ATGTCAAACGTAAAAAAAATCGCAGTATTAACCAGCGGTGGAGACTCCCAGGGGATGAACGCCGCAGTGCGTGCGGTTGTCCGCAGCGCGATCTACTTTGGAATTGAGGTATTCGGCATTCAGCGCGGGTATCAGGGCCTCTTGAACCGTGACATTTTCCCGATGGATCTGCGCAGTGTCGGAGATATCATCCAGCGCGGAGGTACCGTTCTGCAGTCTGCACGTTGTCTGGAATTCATGAAGCCGGAAGGCCAGCAGAAGGGTGCTGACATTCTGAATGAGCTCGGCATCGACGGTCTGGTTGTTATCGGCGGAGACGGCTCTTATCATGGCGCCAACAAGCTCAGCAAGCTGGGAATCAAGACGATGGCTCTTCCGGGAACCATTGATAATGATATCTCTTTCACGGATTACACGATTGGATTCGATACGGCCGTAGGCGTGGTCGTGGATGCGATCAATAAACTGCGCGACACCATGTCTTCCCATGAACGTTCATCCATCGTGGAGGTTATGGGCCGTCACTGCGGGGACATCGCCCTGCATGCGGGTCTTGCTTCCGGGGCGGAGACGATTCTGGTGCCGGAAATGCCTTATGATCTGAATGAGGTAGCAGACCGGATGAAGGATAATTTCGCACGCGGCAAACGTCACAGTATTGTCATTGTGGCTGAAGGCGTCGGCAAGGGTGAGGATGTTGCTCAGGCGCTCAAAGACCGCCATGCTTCCCTGGATGCCCGTGTTACGGTTCTGGGACATATTCAGCGCGGGGGTACTCCAACTCCGGGAGACCGTAACCTTGCCAGCCGTCTGGCTGATTTCGCGGTCCGCAAGCTGATTGAAGGCGAATCAGACAAGGCATGCGGGATTATTAAAGGGGAACTGGTTCTTACTGATATCGACAAGGTAGTGAACACGAAGAAAGATTTCAATATCGAGCTGTATGAATTGGCTTCCCGTCTATCCCAGTAA
- a CDS encoding MFS transporter — translation MNARRSGGQYSDQNWLRSFMFTLYGTSVLVVSYFPLFYAHLGFSSPQMGLLYSVGPLISILSNLFWSMISDRLGTVRKIMALLLGGQLITAIILARATDFSSVMLILSFFYFFYYPVFPLADTMAIKIAQRHGRNFITIRVFGSLGYSFFALTIGYVLRTLGPQYSVAICIVIVVTALLITIGLKDVKRTEAAPLSVDKESMDKPLKGSGLREILLQKEVLWFFGSVFLLAIGYRMNEAFLTISLKGMNAGDEIVGWALLASALSEIPIFFLLSRYGDKFKELPLLAFASLMFTLRFLFMSLAQEPGTVVAIQAMHSISFGIYYVTAVRYITRIIPDHLRATGMALFTVVWSSGAGLLSGTFGGLIYQDAGRNIFYLVATGFSILAFIGFLSKHLLDLGGGADRPLRNKSKTPL, via the coding sequence ATGAATGCGAGGCGGAGCGGCGGCCAATACAGTGATCAAAACTGGCTGCGATCCTTTATGTTTACGCTGTACGGCACCAGTGTGCTGGTTGTTTCTTATTTCCCGTTATTTTATGCCCACCTGGGCTTCAGCAGTCCGCAAATGGGTCTGCTCTACTCCGTAGGCCCGCTAATCTCGATTCTCTCTAATCTGTTTTGGAGTATGATAAGCGACCGGCTGGGTACCGTCCGTAAGATTATGGCCCTCCTGCTTGGAGGCCAGCTGATTACCGCCATTATTCTGGCCAGAGCCACCGATTTTTCTAGTGTCATGCTTATTTTGTCCTTTTTCTATTTCTTCTATTACCCTGTTTTTCCACTGGCAGATACGATGGCTATCAAAATTGCCCAGCGCCACGGACGGAATTTCATCACCATCCGTGTATTCGGTTCGCTCGGATACTCCTTCTTCGCCCTTACAATCGGCTATGTACTCAGAACACTGGGACCTCAGTACAGCGTAGCGATTTGTATTGTGATTGTCGTAACTGCGCTTCTGATTACGATTGGGCTGAAGGATGTGAAGCGAACCGAAGCGGCACCACTCTCTGTAGACAAGGAGTCTATGGACAAACCGCTGAAGGGCTCCGGACTCCGGGAGATTCTGCTGCAAAAGGAAGTGCTGTGGTTCTTCGGCTCTGTCTTCCTGCTTGCCATCGGCTACCGGATGAACGAGGCCTTCCTGACGATCAGCCTCAAGGGCATGAATGCAGGAGATGAGATCGTGGGCTGGGCGCTGCTGGCTTCCGCGCTCAGTGAGATCCCCATCTTCTTCCTCCTCAGCAGATATGGCGACAAGTTCAAGGAGCTGCCGCTGCTCGCCTTTGCCAGCCTGATGTTCACGCTGCGCTTTCTGTTCATGTCGCTGGCCCAGGAGCCGGGTACCGTGGTTGCCATTCAGGCCATGCACAGTATTTCGTTCGGCATCTATTATGTAACCGCCGTCCGCTACATCACACGGATCATCCCTGATCATCTGCGGGCAACCGGAATGGCACTCTTCACCGTTGTATGGTCCAGCGGCGCAGGTCTGCTTAGCGGTACCTTCGGCGGGCTGATCTACCAGGACGCCGGCCGGAATATCTTCTATCTGGTCGCTACCGGCTTCTCGATTCTGGCCTTCATCGGCTTCCTGTCCAAGCATCTGTTGGACCTCGGGGGCGGCGCAGACCGTCCTCTAAGAAACAAAAGTAAGACCCCGCTCTGA
- a CDS encoding cold shock domain-containing protein → MKGTVKWFNAEKGYGFLQVEGGEDVFVHFSSIQGDGFKTLDEGQAVEFDVTDGNRGPQAANVVKL, encoded by the coding sequence TTGAAAGGTACAGTAAAATGGTTTAACGCAGAAAAAGGTTATGGTTTCCTTCAAGTTGAAGGCGGCGAAGATGTATTCGTTCATTTCTCATCGATTCAAGGCGACGGATTCAAGACTTTGGATGAAGGCCAAGCGGTAGAATTCGATGTTACTGACGGTAACCGTGGCCCACAGGCAGCGAACGTAGTTAAATTATAA
- the pepF gene encoding oligoendopeptidase F: MEQLPKRSEVPAENRWKLEDMFASEEQWDAEYKEVKALITSAAAFQGKLDSPDALKKCFELDDKLSLLTERLYVYAHMRQDEDTAAPKYQALSSKAKKLGVEAGEALSFVTPEILALPDATLNQFIADPSLSDYTFTLTEMKREKAHVLSKAEEALLAQVSTIAQAPQTVFSMLNNADLKFPKVKNEEGKEVELTHGSYIQFLESPDREVRKNAFKAVYETYGKQKNTIAATLSANVNKNVFYSRARKYPSVLEMSLYGDNIPKEVYTNLIDTIHESLPLMHRYMKLRQKLLGVDELHMYDLFAPLVDEYKLDITFDEAKKITKEGLKPLGEDYLSVLQEGYDKGWIDVYENENKRSGAYSWGAYGTHPFVLLNHNDNLNSMFTLAHEMGHALHSYYSDTALKYRDAQYTIFLAEVASTTNEALLMDYLLNKSTDPKEKMYLLTYYADQFRTTVFRQTMFAEFEKIIHQRAEEGESLTPQDLSSIYYDLNVKYYGKDMVIDQDIEMEWARIPHFYNSFYVYKYATGFSAATSFAKQILDEGKPAVDRYLGFLKSGGSDYSINILSKAGVDMSSPEPIREAMSVFESVIEQMEQLTK, encoded by the coding sequence ATGGAACAATTACCTAAGAGAAGTGAAGTGCCCGCCGAGAACCGCTGGAAGCTTGAAGATATGTTTGCTTCAGAGGAGCAATGGGATGCCGAATATAAGGAAGTGAAGGCACTGATCACAAGCGCTGCCGCCTTCCAAGGGAAGCTGGATTCTCCCGATGCCTTGAAGAAATGCTTCGAGCTGGACGATAAGCTGTCCTTGCTGACTGAACGCCTCTATGTCTATGCACATATGCGCCAGGATGAGGATACAGCAGCTCCGAAGTACCAGGCTCTCTCCTCTAAGGCCAAGAAGCTTGGCGTTGAAGCGGGTGAAGCTCTTTCTTTTGTCACACCTGAGATTCTGGCCCTGCCTGACGCGACGCTGAACCAGTTCATCGCCGACCCTTCGCTCTCCGACTACACCTTCACCTTGACTGAAATGAAGCGCGAGAAGGCCCATGTCCTGTCCAAAGCGGAAGAAGCCCTGCTGGCTCAGGTTAGCACGATCGCCCAAGCCCCGCAAACTGTATTCAGCATGCTGAATAATGCGGATCTGAAGTTCCCGAAGGTTAAGAACGAAGAAGGCAAGGAAGTCGAGCTAACCCACGGAAGCTATATTCAATTTCTCGAAAGCCCAGACCGTGAGGTACGCAAAAACGCATTCAAAGCGGTCTATGAAACTTACGGCAAGCAAAAGAACACTATTGCCGCCACGCTGAGCGCAAATGTGAATAAGAATGTCTTTTACTCCCGTGCGCGCAAATACCCTTCCGTGCTGGAGATGTCGCTCTACGGCGACAATATTCCGAAGGAAGTCTACACGAATCTGATCGATACGATTCACGAGAGTCTGCCGCTGATGCACCGTTATATGAAGCTGCGCCAGAAGCTGCTCGGGGTAGATGAGCTACATATGTATGACTTGTTCGCTCCGCTCGTGGACGAATATAAGCTGGATATTACTTTTGACGAGGCTAAGAAGATTACCAAGGAAGGCCTGAAGCCGCTTGGCGAGGACTACCTGAGTGTTCTGCAGGAAGGCTATGACAAAGGCTGGATCGATGTCTACGAGAACGAGAACAAACGCTCCGGCGCATACAGCTGGGGGGCTTACGGCACCCATCCTTTCGTGCTGCTGAACCATAACGATAATCTGAACAGCATGTTCACACTGGCGCATGAGATGGGTCACGCCCTGCATTCCTACTATTCGGACACGGCGCTGAAATACCGGGACGCGCAGTACACTATTTTCCTGGCGGAGGTTGCTTCTACTACCAATGAGGCGCTGCTGATGGATTACCTGCTGAACAAATCCACAGACCCGAAGGAAAAAATGTACCTGCTTACCTATTATGCCGACCAGTTCCGCACGACGGTATTCCGGCAGACGATGTTCGCTGAATTTGAGAAAATCATTCACCAGCGCGCCGAAGAAGGCGAATCGCTCACACCGCAGGATCTCTCTTCCATCTACTACGATCTGAATGTAAAGTATTACGGCAAGGATATGGTGATCGATCAGGATATTGAGATGGAGTGGGCACGGATTCCGCATTTCTATAACAGCTTCTATGTCTATAAATATGCTACCGGCTTCTCGGCAGCGACGAGCTTCGCCAAACAGATCCTGGACGAAGGCAAACCGGCGGTTGACCGTTACCTCGGCTTCCTGAAGAGCGGCGGCAGCGATTATTCCATTAACATTCTGAGCAAGGCCGGGGTGGATATGTCGTCTCCTGAACCGATCCGTGAAGCCATGAGCGTATTTGAGAGCGTGATTGAGCAGATGGAGCAGTTGACCAAATGA